The Cucumis melo cultivar AY chromosome 6, USDA_Cmelo_AY_1.0, whole genome shotgun sequence genome includes a region encoding these proteins:
- the LOC103490798 gene encoding uncharacterized protein LOC103490798: MASCIFNSVFYRLKTTPSCSFGKWNWNFGDGNKKQDKPQIKYHDIVLPFPVSLLDKTFLKRKELKCCYKATSDGFSATDFHACCDFKGPCVIIGYTDKSFKFGAFNPEGYRSTDDYYDTFDAFLFYWKDNEDNADPIVLPKVGGSGAALFDYARGGPQFGADGLLIGPPLAPVMGGFAGPDTNSGVGNLRQARSRLGLSYAKRKDGKDSIFGDENRAVVAEVQVFCSPQIASLY; the protein is encoded by the exons ATGGCTTCTTGCATCTTCAACAGTGTATTTTACAGGTTGAAGACGACCCCCAGCTGTTCATTTGGCAAATGGAATTGGAACTTTGGCGATGGCAACAAGAAACAAGACAAACCCCAAATCAAATACCATGATATTGTTCTTCCATTCCCTGTTTCTCTCCTTGACAAAACATTCTTGAAAC GTAAAGAACTCAAATGCTGCTATAAGGCCACATCAGATGGATTCAGCGCTACCGATTTCCACGCGTGTTGCGATTTCAAAGGACCATGTGTCATAATTGGCTACACAGACAAATCCTTCAAGTTTGGTGCATTCAATCCTGAGGGCTACAGAAGCACAGATGACTACTACGACACTTTTGATGCATTCCTCTTCTATTGGAAAGACAATGAGGATAACGCTGATCCCATCGTCTTGCCCAAGGTTGGGGGTAGTGGTGCAGCTCTATTCGATTACGCGAGGGGCGGGCCACAGTTTGGGGCTGATGGATTGCTCATTGGCCCTCCTTTGGCACCTGTAATGGGTGGCTTCGCTGGGCCAGACACGAACTCGGGCGTCGGGAACCTAAGGCAAGCGAGGTCTCGGCTTGGACTATCTTATGCCAAGAGAAAAGATGGGAAGGACTCCATTTTTGGAGATGAAAATAGAGCTGTTGTTGCTGAAGTGCAGGTATTTTGTAGCCCTCAAATAGCAAGCTTGTATTGA
- the LOC103490797 gene encoding MND1-interacting protein 1: MGCSVRDKHVRTNRRPRSVKSEFDPCCHQERASLHKSVLELGSKPLDYHIGLDDSNQINAVTSNSNSSSNLDDGGWGYCTEDQLEEILMKNLQFVYTEAISKLVALGYDEDTAMNAILHNGHCYGSMDVLTNVLHNSLSFLNGDNNSDNLNSEVVAAVEAVEAAAVAAASGDGIDIDIDIGNCNGYGYGIDIPNVNANANLVVDDPEPVFSDLRQLQEYSLAGMVCLLQQVRPHLTKGDAMWCLLMSDLHVGRASAMEVPVLPSAPSNVNGSASGANGENVSNQPVGFLAPSLCKFHSGSGFGNGGGSEFSVNRFVSYAPDMNLHRDIECPKRFNLSPSMKSLLKRNVAAFAAGFRANSKNLQVQSQACTNGLPSENPPVVQGGSGFPVEKSEENQDAVNLMLSKFRDLKLYENLDFVAEDQKDEVIVNLLQQIKELERQVKERKEWAHQKAMQAARKLSNDLTELKMLRMEREETQCLKKGKQSLEDTTMKRLSEMENALKKASGQVDRANAAVRRLEIENAEIRAEMEALKLSASESVTTCLEVAKREKKSLKRLLAWEKQKTKLQEQIAEEKDKISKLQDQLEMIKLGQKEAEVRWRQEVNAKEAAMAQVEDERRSKEAAEASSKRKLEALRLKIEIDFQRHKDDLQRLEQELLRLKASAQSTESHHPSNNNTPKGNSDSVKPQGETIAKMLRELDSYEDSSEKDLNQDRDCIICKRGEVSIVFLPCAHQVLCASCSDNYGKKGRATCPCCRVTIEQRIRVFGASS; encoded by the exons ATGGGTTGTTCGGTGAGGGATAAGCATGTTCGTACGAATCGGAGGCCTCGATCGGTAAAATCCGAATTCGATCCTTGCTGTCATCAAGAACGAGCTTCACTTCATAAATCTGTACTCGAATTGGGTTCTAAGCCGTTGGATTATCATATAGGGCTTGATGATTCAAACCAGATCAACGCGGTGACTTCAAACtctaattccagctccaatttGGATGATGGTGGATGGGGTTACTGTAcggaggatcaattggaggaaATTTTGATGAAGAATTTACAATTTGTTTATACCGAAGCCATTTCTAAGCTTGTAGCATTGGGTTATGATGAGGATACTGCGATGAATGCGATTTTGCATAATGGGCACTGCTATGGTAGTATGGATGTGTTAACAAATGTACTGCATAATTCGCTTTCGTTTTTGAATGGTGATAATAACTCCGATAACCTCAATAGTGAGGTTGTTGCAGCTGTTGAAGCTGTTGAAGCTGCTGCAGTTGCCGCGGCTTCTGGTGATGGTATTGATATTGATATTGATATTGGTAATTGTAATGGTTATGGTTATGGTATTGATATTCCTAATGTGAATGCTAATGCTAATTTGGTCGTGGATGATCCTGAGCCTGTGTTCTCTGATTTAAGGCAATTGCAAGAGTACTCGTTAGCTGGTATGGTGTGTTTGTTGCAACAAGTTAGGCCTCATTTGACTAAAGGAGATGCTATGTGGTGTCTGCTTATGAGTGATCTTCATGTTGGTCGTGCTAGTGCTATGGAAGTTCCGGTGCTTCCTTCGGCACCAAGTAATGTTAATGGGTCAGCATCTGGTGCCAATGGTGAGAATGTTAGTAATCAACCAGTGGGATTTTTGGCACCATCCCTTTGTAAATTTCATAGTGGTTCAGGTTTTGGAAATGGTGGTGGTTCAGAATTTTCTGTAAACAGGTTTGTGTCTTATGCTCCTGATATGAATTTGCATAGAGATATTGAGTGTCCAAAGAGATTTAATCTTTCTCCTTCAATGAAGTCGTTGTTGAAGAGAAATGTGGCTGCATTTGCTGCTGGTTTTCGAGCAAACTCAAAGAACCTTCAGGTACAGTCTCAAGCTTGTACAAATGGCTTACCAAGTGAAAATCCCCCTGTCGTACAAGGTGGTTCTGGATTTCCAGTGGAGAAAAGTGAGGAAAACCAAGACGCTGTGAATTTAATGTTGAGTAAATTCCGTGATTTGAAACTCTATGAGAATCTGGATTTTGTGGCAGAAGATCAAAAAGATGAAGTGATTGTAAATCTCTTGCAGCAGATTAAAGAGCTTGAGAGACAAGTAAAGGAGCGGAAAGAATGGGCGCATCAAAAGGCAATGCAAGCTGCAAGGAAACTGAGTAATGATCTCACAGAGCTTAAAATGTTGAGGATGGAAAGGGAAGAGACCCAATGCCTGAAAAAAGGTAAACAGTCTTTAGAGGACACGACAATGAAACGACTATCTGAGATGGAGAACGCTTTGAAAAAGGCCAGTGGTCAAGTGGATCGTGCAAATGCAGCAGTGCGGCGACTTGAGATAGAAAATGCAGAAATTAGAGCAGAGATGGAAGCTTTAAAGTTAAGTGCTTCCGAGTCTGTCACAACTTGTTTGGAGGTTGCAAAGAGGGAGAAAAAAAGTCTAAAGAGATTACTGGCCTGGGAAAAgcaaaaaacaaaattacagGAGCAGATTGCAGAGGAGAAGGATAAGATATCAAAGTTGCAAGATCAATTGGAGATGATCAAGTTAGGTCAAAAAGAGGCTGAG GTGAGGTGGAGGCAGGAGGTGAATGCTAAAGAGGCTGCCATGGCACAAGTGGAAGACGAAAGACGTAGTAAAGAAGCAGCAGAGGCTAGTAGTAAACGAAAGCTCGAGGCACTACGCCTTAAGATAGAGATAGATTTTCAGCGCCACAAGGATGATCTCCAAAGGCTTGAACAAGAACTTTTGCGTCTAAAGGCATCTGCACAATCCACAGAGTCACACCACCCCTCCAATAACAATACACCTAAAGGGAATTCTGACAGTGTAAAACCCCAGGGAGAAACCATTGCGAAAATGCTTCGGGAATTAGACAGTTATGAGGATTCGTCAGAGAAAGACCTCAATCAAGACCGTGACTGCATAATATGTAAGAGGGGTGAGGTCTCTATTGTTTTCTTGCCTTGTGCTCACCAAGTTCTGTGTGCCAGTTGCAGTGACAACTATGGCAAAAAGGGTAGAGCAACATGCCCATGTTGTCGGGTTACAATAGAACAAAGAATCCGAGTTTTTGGTGCAAGTTCATAG
- the LOC103490800 gene encoding protein phosphatase 2C 29, whose amino-acid sequence MGSGVSSLFSCLKPETRPAALPADNSDVLFSASDPLDETLGHSFCYVRSSNRFLSPSHSDRFLSPSQSLRFSPPHDPSSLPTTTRTRTGPPETAFKAISGASVSANSSIPRSVLMLDAVYDDATDTALGASAGGCGVRGSILNGFESTSSFTALPLQPVPRGGTEPLERGGFFLSGPIERGALSGPLDANVDAAAAAAAAGGGSGGGRVHFSAPLGGMYVKKKRKKGISGFRKAFTRNFSDKRPWVVPVLNFVGRKESSTAGDEPEVRNESDVQWALGKAGEDRVHVVVSEEQGWLFVGIYDGFNGPDAPEFLMGNLYRAVFNELQGLFWEIDDNEEAAANSNPPNLAGESTVGVRVNETNADPSSRASGQTIQTNGNISVVGNEVEVEQPAADRGSAKRVTFQSEDVPENRRRRRLWEYLAEDDTQDGLDLSGSDRFAFSVDDALSVNSAGSVAGRRWLLLSKLKQGLSKHKEGHVKTLFPWKYGLGDKEKADETENRVEETSYRSGKRRKEGLIDHELVLGALSRALEITELAYLDMTDKLLDTNPELALMGSCLLVVLMRDEDVYVMNLGDSRAIVAQYEQQEVGPSDDMKEEGHKKTGMEGIIEESTTSEGKITLTNRPSAQTTRLTALQLSTDHSTSIEEEVRRIKNEHPDDKQCIVNDRVKGRLKVTRAFGAGFLKQPKLNDALLEMFRNEYIGTAPYLSCLPSLRHHRLCPTDQFIVLSSDGLYQYLTNQEVVSYVENFMEKFPDGDPAQHLIEELLCRAARKAGMDFHELLDIPQGDRRKYHDDVTVMVISLEGRIWKSSGKYL is encoded by the exons ATGGGAAGCGGAGTCTCCAGCCTCTTCTCGTGCCTCAAGCCGGAGACTCGCCCCGCCGCCCTTCCCGCCGACAATTCCGACGTCCTCTTCTCCGCCTCCGACCCACTTGACGAAACCCTAGGCCATTCCTTTTGTTACGTCCGTTCTTCTAACCGTTTCCTTTCTCCTTCTCATTCCGATCGCTTTCTTTCCCCTTCTCAGTCCCTTCGTTTTTCCCCTCCTCACGACCCTTCCTCACTTCCTACTACTACTAGGACTAGAACTGGCCCCCCGGAGACTGCTTTCAAAGCCATCTCTGGTGCTTCTGTCAGTGCTAATAGTTCTATTCCCAGATCTGTTCTTATGCTTGATGCTGTTTATGACGATGCCACTGACACTGCTCTTGGTGCTTCTGCCGGAGGTTGTGGTGTTAGAGGGAGTATTTTGAATGGTTTTGAGAGTACTTCTTCTTTTACTGCTCTCCCGCTTCAGCCTGTTCCTAGAGGTGGCACTGAACCTTTGGAACGAGGTGGATTTTTTCTCTCTGGTCCAATTGAGCGTGGGGCGTTGTCTGGTCCACTTGATGCTAATGTCGATGCTGCTGCTGCCGCTGCTGCTGCCGGTGGTGGTAGTGGTGGCGGGAGAGTTCATTTCTCTGCTCCACTTGGTGGGATGTAcgtgaagaagaagaggaagaagggcATTTCGGGGTTTAGGAAGGCGTTTACGAGGAATTTTTCGGATAAGCGTCCGTGGGTGGTGCCGGTGTTGAATTTTGTTGGTCGGAAGGAGAGTTCGACGGCGGGAGATGAGCCGGAGGTGAGGAATGAGAGTGATGTTCAATGGGCGCTCGGGAAGGCTGGAGAGGATCGGGTACATGTGGTTGTATCGGAAGAGCAAGGGTGGTTGTTCGTTGGGATTTATGATGGCTTCAATGGCCCCGATGCGCCGGAATTCTTGATGGGTAATCTTTACAGAGCTGTATTCAATGAGCTTCAGGGATTGTTTTGGGAAATTGACGATAATGAGGAGGCTGCTGCTAATTCCAACCCTCCGAATCTGGCGGGAGAGAGCACGGTCGGCGTGCGTGTGAATGAAACTAATGCCGACCCATCCTCGAGAGCCTCTGGTCAAACCATTCAAACTAATGGGAATATTTCAGTAGTTGGAAATGAAGTAGAAGTGGAACAACCGGCTGCTGATCGAGGATCAGCTAAGCGGGTTACGTTTCAATCCGAGGATGTACCGGAGAACAGGCGGAGGCGGCGCCTGTGGGAGTATTTAGCGGAGGACGATACACAGGACGGACTTGATCTTTCAGGTTCAGATAGATTTGCATTTTCTGTTGATGACGCGCTTAGTGTAAATAGTGCAGGTTCAGTAGCTGGTAGAAGGTGGTTGTTATTGTCCAAGTTAAAACAAGGGTTGTCAAAGCATAAGGAGGGTCATGTTAAGACTTTGTTCCCATGGAAGTATGGTTTAGGAGATAAAGAAAAGGCTGATGAGACTGAGAATAGGGTGGAGGAGACATCATATCGAAGTGGTAAAAGGAGAAAGGAAGGTTTAATTGATCATGAGTTGGTGTTGGGGGCATTGTCACGAGCTCTTGAGATAACTGAATTAGCATATTTGGACATGACAGATAAGTTGCTTGATACGAATCCAGAGCTTGCTTTGATGGGTTCTTGCTTGCTGGTTGTGTTAATGAGGGATGAAGATGTGTATGTAATGAATTTGGGTGACAGCCGTGCCATTGTTGCACAGTATGAGCAACAAGAAGTTGGCCCTAGTGACGACATGAAGGAGGAGGGCCACAAAAAAACGGGCATGGAGGGTATAATTGAGGAGTCTACAACGAGTGAAGGGAAAATAACTCTAACGAACCGACCTTCGGCTCAGACGACGAGATTGACTGCATTGCAGCTATCCACCGATCATAGTACGAGCATTGAAGAA GAAGTAAGAAGAATAAAGAATGAGCACCCTGATGACAAACAGTGCATTGTCAATGATAGAGTGAAGGGCCGTCTAAAGGTTACAAGGGCATTTGGTGCCGGATTTTTGAAACAG CCAAAGCTGAATGATGCATTACTGGAAATGTTTCGGAACGAGTATATTGGTACTGCACCATATTTATCATGCTTGCCATCGCTTCGTCACCATAGACTCTGCCCTACGGATCAATTCATAGTGCTCTCATCTGATGGATTGTATCAATATCTAACCAATCAAGAAGTGGTTTCTTATGTTGAGAACTTTATGGAGAAGTTTCCAGATGGAGACCCTGCACAGCACTTGATAGAGGAGCTTCTTTGCCGTGCAGCTAGAAAAGCAG GAATGGATTTTCATGAATTGTTGGACATCCCACAGGGGGATCGAAGAAAGTATCATGATGATGTTACTGTTATGGTCATTTCACTTGAAGGAAGAATCTGGAAATCCTCAGGAAAATATCTTTGA
- the LOC103490799 gene encoding pentatricopeptide repeat-containing protein At5g46580, chloroplastic, with protein MAAPLSSSLDLKLKPTPIFFTSLLRRKYVTKRLTLLCSSSKSPRKPSSISSESIDNKNPSLSDQLKNLSTTTLSNAPNDETRLLSKPKSTWVNPTKPKRSVLSLQRQKRSSYSYNPKMRDLKSFAHKLNACDSSDEASFIAALEEIPHPPTKENALLILNSLRPWQKTHLFFNWIKTQNLFPMETIFYNVAMKSLRYGRQFQLIEDLANEMVSTGIELDNITYSTIITCAKKCSRFDKAMEWFERMYKTGLMPDEVTYSAILDVYANLGKVEEVLSLYERGRASGWKPDPYTFSVLGKMFGEAGDYDGIMYVLQEMKSIEMQPNLVVYNTLLDAMGKAGKPGFARSLFDEMVESGITPNEKTLTALVKIYGKARWARDALDLWERMRSNGWPMDFILYNTLLNMCADLGLEEEAEKLFEEMKKSKHSRPDSWSYTAMLNIYGSGGNVKRSMELFEEMLKLGVEINVMCCTCLIQCLGKSGRIDDLVRVFNVSVQKGIKPDDRLCGCLLSVVSLCDNSEDINKVFTCLQQANPKLVSFVNLLQQNSITFEVIKNEFRNILSETASEARRPFCNCLIDICRNQNLRERAHELLYLGSLYGLYPGLHNKTETEWCLDVRSLSVGAAQTALEEWMITLSKIVQRKEALPELLSAQTGAGTHRFSQGLANSFASHVDKLAAPFQLREDRAGWFVATREDLVTWVHSRVPSVPATA; from the coding sequence atGGCGGCTCCTCTTTCTTCCTCTCTCGATCTCAAGCTCAAACCAACACCCATCTTCTTCACTTCCCTTCTCCGGCGGAAGTATGTTACTAAACGATTAACACTCCTCTGTTCCTCTTCCAAATCCCCACGAAAGCCTTCTTCAATTTCATCAGAATCAATTGACAACAAAAACCCATCTCTATCCGACCAGCTCAAGAATCTCTCCACAACCACACTTTCCAATGCACCCAACGACGAAACCCGTCTCTTATCTAAGCCTAAATCCACTTGGGTTAACCCTACCAAACCTAAACGCTCTGTTCTATCTCTCCAGAGACAAAAGCGTTCTTCTTACTCTTATAACCCCAAGATGCGAGACCTTAAATCCTTTGCCCATAAGCTCAATGCCTGTGATTCCTCTGATGAAGCTTCTTTCATTGCGGCTCTTGAGGAAATCCCTCATCCACCCACTAAAGAAAATGCGCTTCTCATTCTCAATAGCTTGAGGCCGTGGCAGAAAACCCATTTGTTCTTCAATTGGATTAAGACCCAGAATTTGTTTCCTATGGAGACTATCTTCTACAATGTGGCTATGAAGTCTTTGAGGTATGGTAGGCAGTTTCAACTTATTGAAGATCTTGCTAATGAGATGGTTAGTACTGGGATTGAGCTTGATAACATTACTTATTCTACTATTATTACTTGTGCTAAAAAGTGTAGTAGGTTTGATAAGGCAATGGAGTGGTTTGAGAGAATGTATAAAACTGGTTTGATGCCTGATGAGGTTACTTACTCTGCCATTTTAGATGTTTATGCTAATTTAGGGAAAGTTGAGGAGGTTCTTAGTTTGTATGAAAGAGGGAGAGCTAGTGGTTGGAAGCCTGATCCTTATACATTTTCTGTGTTGGGAAAGATGTTTGGAGAGGCAGGGGATTATGATGGGATTATGTATGTTTTGCAAGAAATGAAGTCTATTGAGATGCAGCCTAATCTTGTTGTGTATAACACTTTGTTGGATGCAATGGGGAAGGCTGGGAAACCTGGTTTTGCAAGAAGTTTGTTCGATGAAATGGTTGAATCAGGGATAACGCCAAATGAGAAGACGTTGACTGCTCTGGTTAAGATTTATGGAAAGGCGAGGTGGGCAAGAGATGCTTTAGACTTGTGGGAGCGGATGAGATCGAATGGGTGGCCAATGgattttattttgtataatACATTGTTGAATATGTGTGCTGATCTTGGTTTGGAGGAGGAAGCTGAGAAGCTCTTTGAAGAGATGAAGAAGTCAAAGCATTCTAGGCCAGATAGTTGGAGCTACACAGCAATGTTGAATATATATGGTAGTGGAGGTAATGTGAAAAGATCCATGGAGTTGTTCGAAGAAATGCTCAAGTTGGGTGTTGAGATTAATGTGATGTGTTGCACTTGTTTGATTCAATGCTTGGGGAAATCCGGGAGAATCGATGATCTAGTTCGAGTTTTCAATGTTTCGGTACAAAAAGGAATTAAGCCAGACGATAGGCTTTGTGGTTGCTTGTTGTCTGTTGTGTCCTTGTGTGACAATAGTGAAGATATTAACAAGGTATTCACTTGTCTACAACAAGCTAACCCTAAGTTAGTTTCCTTCGTAAATCTTCTACAACAGAACAGCATTACCTTCGAAGTTATCAAAAACGAATTCAGAAACATTCTCAGTGAGACAGCCTCTGAAGCTCGACGCCCATTCTGCAATTGCTTGATTGATATATGTCGAAACCAAAATCTTCGCGAGAGAGCTCATGAATTGCTCTACTTGGGAAGTTTATATGGATTGTACCCAGGTCTACACAACAAAACTGAGACCGAATGGTGCCTGGATGTTCGATCTCTATCAGTAGGTGCAGCTCAAACTGCACTTGAAGAATGGATGATAACTCTATCAAAAATCGTACAACGAAAAGAAGCATTACCTGAATTGTTATCAGCTCAAACCGGAGCAGGAACTCACAGGTTTTCCCAAGGACTAGCCAATTCATTTGCTTCTCATGTAGATAAACTTGCTGCTCCATTTCAACTGCGAGAAGATCGAGCTGGTTGGTTTGTAGCCACAAGGGAGGACTTAGTTACATGGGTGCATTCAAGAGTACCATCTGTGCCTGCCACAGCTTAA
- the LOC103490803 gene encoding uncharacterized protein LOC103490803 → MAEIVEDSNFNRNISNRNPPQDTVEVIVRTIGPTRPSRLLTPSTIKVCDLRKLVAESSRLPIGNLKLILRGKILDDCKNEDDVYVRLNHGDSLTVAVKPKPPAEHLRDEFDEDEDDLKFRLPESSSRLKKKVYTFLREKLKFPDILLMVVFSLSLKGWAAILLWFIMAPVAHSWDLGPLYILGTGFCIILLNLGHRRSGEMSAYSIFNEGFRELPGTLNADRLDRDVRLGQF, encoded by the exons ATGGCGGAGATCGTTGAGGATTCCAATTTCAATCGGAACATCAGTAATCGCAATCCTCCACAAGACACAGTCGAAGTCATTGTTCGAACCATCGGCCCAACGCGCCCCTCTCGCCTTCTCACCCCTTCCACGATCAAG GTGTGCGATTTGCGAAAGCTGGTTGCAGAGAGTAGCCGATTACCGATTGGGAATTTGAAGCTTATTTTACGGGGAAAAATTTTGGATGACTGTAAAAATGAAGATGATGTATATGTGCGGCTCAATCATGGCG ATTCATTGACTGTTGCTGTGAAGCCAAAGCCTCCAGCAGAACATCTTCGTGATGAATTTGATGAAGATGAGGATGACCTG AAGTTTAGGCTTCCAGAGTCTTCAAGTCGTTTGAAGAAGAAAGTCTACACTTTTCTACGTGAGAAGTTGAAGTTTCCTG ATATCCTTTTGATGGTGGTTTTCTCTCTCAGTCTGAAGGGTTGGGCTGCTATTCTCCTCTGGTTTATCATGGCACCTGTTGCCCATAGCTGGGACCTTGGACCTTTATAT ATACTTGGAACTGGTTTTTGCATCATTCTACTAAATCTTGGACATCGACGATCTGGGGAAATGAG TGCATATTCCATCTTCAATGAAGGTTTCAGAGAGCTTCCAGGGACACTGAATGCCGATCGTCTCGATAGAGATGTTCGGCTGGGTCAGTTCTGA